In Thermococcus sp. 21S7, the following are encoded in one genomic region:
- a CDS encoding ABC transporter ATP-binding protein → MKALEIRGLKKSYGDFLALKGIDLTVEEGEVFALLGPNGAGKTTLIRILAEGLGYDSGEVSVFGEPLSKKTARLIGYAPQESVAYDLLTVEENLRFYADLYDAPGERVGKLISEFSLPAKKRARELSGGFKRRLNLAIALLYGPKLLILDEPSAGLDVPSRRELWSLIKRLREEGRTILLATHYMEEAEALADRVAIMNEGKVIAVGTPDDLKSLAGEGSVIHVEGILRGTELVRKEFPRTIEREGTLRIGVEEAKTALPRVVELLVESGSEIRTIRVEEPTLEDVFLKLTGRGLE, encoded by the coding sequence ATGAAGGCCCTTGAGATTAGGGGACTGAAGAAGAGTTACGGGGATTTTTTGGCACTGAAGGGAATAGACCTCACGGTCGAGGAGGGTGAGGTTTTCGCGCTCCTTGGGCCGAACGGGGCCGGAAAGACGACGCTAATAAGGATTCTGGCCGAGGGTCTGGGCTACGACTCCGGGGAGGTATCGGTCTTCGGTGAGCCTCTCTCAAAGAAGACCGCCAGACTGATTGGCTACGCACCCCAGGAGAGCGTGGCCTACGACCTCCTAACGGTCGAGGAGAACCTGCGCTTCTACGCCGACCTCTACGATGCACCGGGAGAACGGGTGGGAAAGCTCATTTCGGAGTTCTCCCTGCCCGCGAAGAAGAGAGCCAGAGAACTGAGCGGCGGTTTTAAGAGGCGCCTCAATCTGGCAATAGCTCTCCTCTACGGGCCGAAGCTCCTCATCCTGGACGAACCTTCCGCTGGCTTGGATGTGCCGTCAAGGAGGGAGCTCTGGAGCCTTATAAAAAGACTCCGCGAGGAAGGGCGGACGATACTACTTGCGACCCACTACATGGAGGAGGCGGAAGCCCTCGCCGATAGGGTGGCCATAATGAACGAGGGGAAGGTGATAGCCGTTGGAACCCCGGACGATTTGAAGTCACTCGCGGGGGAGGGAAGCGTGATACACGTCGAGGGCATCCTGAGGGGCACCGAACTCGTGAGAAAGGAGTTTCCGAGAACGATAGAACGAGAGGGGACGCTCAGAATTGGCGTGGAGGAGGCAAAGACCGCCCTGCCGAGGGTCGTTGAACTCCTTGTCGAGTCCGGGAGCGAGATACGGACGATAAGGGTTGAAGAGCCGACCCTTGAGGACGTTTTCCTGAAGCTCACGGGGAGGGGACTGGAATGA
- a CDS encoding class I SAM-dependent methyltransferase produces the protein MSLEEFYRHFRWWMDPDDGRALRRFNAIVSFFEGRDVEASRVLDLCAGTGIAGVAAAKALSASGLTLVEARAEDMEKAMKWLELAGIRPELRTVAGDVLDLPSLVGEHDLALLWGHTMPHFDPFEAVRLFSGVASVLSDDGAFFIEETDRIKRFLYGSAYKDFLVERRTQDYTLVSLHEGYDVRRGVERRGYYRLPGFERVAGMKLRLWDLASQLALGRIFFREAELVTPSEHGLSEVSEVLVFKRPNKRIAREVYSEFQNSL, from the coding sequence ATGTCGCTTGAGGAATTCTACCGCCACTTCAGATGGTGGATGGATCCGGATGACGGGAGGGCCCTGAGGAGGTTCAACGCCATAGTCAGCTTTTTTGAAGGGCGGGATGTTGAGGCATCGAGGGTTCTTGACCTCTGCGCAGGGACGGGTATTGCAGGCGTGGCGGCGGCAAAGGCCCTTTCAGCATCGGGGCTGACACTGGTAGAAGCAAGAGCTGAGGACATGGAAAAAGCCATGAAATGGCTTGAACTCGCCGGTATAAGGCCCGAGCTCAGAACGGTCGCCGGCGACGTGCTCGACCTTCCATCACTGGTGGGCGAACACGACCTCGCCCTTCTATGGGGGCACACCATGCCGCACTTTGACCCCTTCGAGGCCGTAAGACTGTTTTCGGGTGTCGCATCAGTCCTGAGCGATGACGGAGCATTCTTCATTGAAGAAACCGACAGGATAAAGCGCTTCCTTTACGGCTCCGCCTACAAGGACTTCCTGGTCGAGAGGAGGACTCAGGACTACACACTCGTCTCCCTCCACGAGGGCTACGACGTCCGCAGGGGAGTCGAGAGACGGGGATACTACAGACTGCCGGGCTTTGAGAGGGTGGCCGGGATGAAGCTGAGGCTCTGGGATTTGGCCTCGCAGCTTGCCCTTGGGAGAATTTTCTTCAGGGAGGCTGAACTGGTAACGCCCAGTGAGCACGGCCTTTCGGAAGTCTCGGAGGTTCTCGTCTTCAAGCGGCCGAACAAGAGAATCGCCCGCGAGGTTTATTCTGAGTTTCAGAATTCCTTATAG